A portion of the Punica granatum isolate Tunisia-2019 chromosome 7, ASM765513v2, whole genome shotgun sequence genome contains these proteins:
- the LOC116213900 gene encoding cactin-like, whose amino-acid sequence MGKIHNGTSQSLDRTTRSSRRTCEPNDNYGVDSGSRKKRKSLRDIPEEEIAAYVWRKALRVGKKLKSQTVAGYLNTSNPFGDSNLNERFVWKKKMERDIEAEKKRQKQRMAEIEKVRKRREERALEKSLHEEDGALLALERARAVFQGWEKGDGEFHFNQTKLRPEIRLREGHAKPIDILTGHLNGLSSLNIELNDPCMVFKGLTVKDTEELRDDINMHLDSDTEMGTRVEYWNAALLVCDFEIGKARRKDALDRARVHGEEPAAELLAEERGVHDSIITDVRDYLLQKTYKELENIHSSVKSWLGSGTAKVVEFWEVVLKQISICKANAFLKETSKHLQRLKQHIEEDGPEHDDTRDISQEPMVQEETTKNEEETGSLSHLLLHGDDNEEAISPGVDRAALERRRLAVIQQR is encoded by the coding sequence ATGGGAAAGATCCATAATGGAACCAGCCAGAGCCTGGACCGTACCACTAGGAGCAGTCGCCGGACCTGTGAACCCAACGACAACTATGGCGTTGATTCTGGCAgcagaaagaagagaaaatccTTGAGGGACATACCAGAGGAGGAAATTGCAGCATACGTGTGGCGGAAGGCTTTGCGTGTGGGAAAAAAGTTGAAGTCCCAGACAGTCGCTGGATATTTGAACACTTCGAATCCGTTTGGCGATTCGAATCTCAACGAAAGATTTgtttggaagaagaagatggaacGGGATATTGAAGCTGAGAAGAAGAGGCAGAAACAGAGGATGGCAGAGATCGAGAAAGTGAGGAAGAGGAGGGAAGAACGAGCCCTTGAAAAGTCGCTGCATGAGGAAGACGGGGCTTTGCTCGCTCTGGAACGTGCCCGTGCGGTGTTCCAAGGCTGGGAGAAGGGAGATGGAGAGTTTCATTTTAATCAGACTAAACTCCGGCCGGAAATACGTTTACGTGAAGGCCATGCGAAGCCAATAGATATTCTCACCGGGCACCTCAATGGTCTGAGCAGTTTGaatattgaattgaatgatccTTGCATGGTTTTCAAGGGCTTGACAGTGAAAGACACAGAAGAGCTTCGTGACGACATCAATATGCATTTGGATTCGGACACTGAGATGGGAACACGTGTAGAGTACTGGAATGCAGCGCTTTTGGTTTGTGATTTTGAGATAGGCAAAGCTCGAAGAAAGGACGCACTTGATCGAGCTCGTGTCCATGGAGAAGAACCTGCTGCAGAATTGCTTGCCGAAGAGAGAGGCGTGCACGATAGCATTATAACGGATGTGAGAGATTATCTTCTGCAGAAAACGTACAAGGAGCTTGAGAACATACATTCTAGTGTCAAGAGTTGGCTTGGTTCCGGTACAGCGAAGGTCGTAGAGTTCTGGGAAGTTGTTCTTAAACAGATCAGCATATGCAAGGCTAATGCTTTCTTGAAAGAAACGAGTAAACATCTCCAACGCCTGAAGCAACATATAGAggaggatggacccgagcatgATGATACTCGAGATATCTCCCAGGAACCAATGGTGCAAGAAGAAACCACGAAGAATGAAGAGGAAACTGGATCATTATCTCATTTGCTTCTGCATGGTGATGATAATGAAGAGGCCATCAGTCCCGGAGTGGACAGGGCAGCATTGGAACGAAGAAGATTGGCAGTAATACAACAAAGATGA